The stretch of DNA GTACGCCCCCGGGGCAGGCATCACCGTGTCCGGGACGCCCGTTCAGCTGGGCGGCGCCGCCCCGGGCGGCCACCCAGCCGGCGAGCTGCGCGTCGTTGACCACGGCCCGGGTGTTCCGGCCCGCAAGGTGGTGGAGATGTTCCAGCCATTCCAACGGCTGGGGGATGCGGACCAAGGGACCGGGATCGGGCTGGGACTGGCCGTGGCACAGGGGTTCGTGCAGGCAATGCGCGGAAGCCTCGACGCTGAAGAGACACCGGGTGGCGGGCTGACGATGGTGATCCGCCTGCCACTGTCCGCCGGGCCACCCGTCACAGGATCTTCAGATGACGGCCGTGCACTCACGGGCCCTGGTGCCGGAGGCACGGCGGGAGGGGCGCAGGAATGACCCAGGAGAACCACGATACGACGGCGGCCGGCGCGGCTGCGGCCCACGCCAGGGTGCTGGTGGTGGACGATGATCCCCATCTCCTGAAGGCGCTGCGGATCACCCTCGCCGCCCACGGCTACGCCGTGGACGCCGCTTCCGACGGGGCCTCGGCGCTTGTTGCAGCCTCGCGGCACGCACCGGACCTGCTGATCCTGGACCTGGGACTGCCGGACATGGACGGCGTCGATGTGCTGCGCGACCTGCGGCGGTGGAGCACCCTGCCTGTCCTGGTGCTGTCGGCGCGGCATGGCTCGGCGGACAAGGTGGGCGCCCTGGACGCCGGCGCAGATGACTACATCACCAAGCCCTTCGGGCTGGACGAACTCCTGGCACGGCTGCGGGCCCTGCAGCGCCGTGTCCCTGCCCCGGAAGCGGCACCCGTGGTGGCGTCCGCCGCGTTCAGCGTGGATCTGGCAGCCCGCCGGGTGGACCGCGGCGGCAGTGCGGTTCGGCTGACGCCCACAGAGTGGAAGATCCTCGAAATCCTGGTCCTGAACCCTAACCGGCTCATCACGCAGCAGCAGCTGCTGGCACGGGTGTGGGGTCCCGGCTATGTCAAGGAAGCCAACTACCTGCGCGTCTACATGGCGCAGCTGCGCCGGAAGCTGGAGGCCGACGCCGGCAAGCCGCGGCACCTGCTCACGGAACCCGGCATCGGGTACCGGTTCGTGCCCTGACCACCCGCCCGGGTCGGCCGCCCACAACCCCTACCCCCGGAAGCGGCCATGGGGCAGGATGTTGTCTGGTCCATGACCACGACACCACGCGAAGGAGATCCAGTATGCCGACCATCCTCAACCCGTACATCAGCTTCCGGGACAACGCCCGCGAGGCCCTGAACTTCTACCAGTCAGTCTTTGGCGGCGACCTGCGGGTCAGCACCTTCGGTGAATACCAGATGGCCGAGGACCCGGCGGAAGCGGACAAGATCATGCACGGCATGCTGACCACGCCCAGCGGCCTGGTGCTCATGGGCTCGGACACCCCCAGCCACATGGAATTCAGCGAGGGCTCCGCCATCTCCATTTCCCTCAGCGGCGAGGATGAAACGGAACTGCGCGGCTACTACGACAAGCTCAGCAGCGACGGCGGCTCCGTCACCGTTCCGATGGAGAAATCCCCGTGGGGTGACGTCTTCGGCATGTGCACGGACCGGTTCGGCGTGGCGTGGCTGGTCAACGCCAACGCGGGGGAGCGTTCCGCAGACGCCCCCTGATCCGGCGGCCAAACCAACGAAGGGCACCCCCGCGGATCACCGCAGGGGTGCCCTTCCCGGTTCCTGGCCGGACCTACACGGACGCCACGAAGTACGCGTTGAAGGGATCCTCCGCCAGGTCCAGCACCCGGACCTCATTGAACCCGGCGCCGCGCAGCATGGCTTCAGCCTGCTGGACTCCCCACACCGTGCCCAGGCCGTCGCCGTCCTGGGCCAGCGAAACGGACATGCAGTGCGTGGTGGAGATGGCGTAAAGGAAGGCCGCCCACGGGAGATCCACGTTCTCTTCCAGGTTGCTGGAGGCCTTGATGTCCACCATCAGGAAGGTGCCGCCGGGCTTGAGTGCCCGCCGGATGTTCCGCAGCACCGCCGCCGGGTGGGCCTGGTCGTGGACGGCGTCGAACACGGTGATGAGGTCCAGCTCTTCCCGGAGCTCCAGCGCCGCAGCATCGGCGAGCTCAAACCGGACGTTGGCGAGTCCCAGTTGCTGCGCTTCGGTCCTGCCGGCGTCGATGGCCTCCTCGAAGAAGTCGTAGCCCGTGAAGCTGCTGGCGGGAAAGGCCTGCGCCATCAGGTTGATGGCGTGGCCGGCGCCGCAGCCGATGTCGGCTACGGTAATCCCGGCCTGCAGGTCCGACACCCTGCCGGACAGCGGAAGGATCACATCCACCAGTGAGAAGTCGTGCACTGAAGCGCTGTCCGCGGCCTGGATCGCGACGAAACCCGGGTATTCGGCGTAGTGCAGCCCGCCGCCGGTGCGGAACTTCCCGGCGACCTTTCCCGCCACCTCGCCCATGAGCGTGACAAACGTCAGGGTCCTGGCGAGGTTGTCCACGCCGGTCCCGGTCATGGACGGCACGTAGGCAGGATCCAGTGCGTAGGTTTTCGTGGCTGGCCCGTAGTGGACGATGCCGGTGGTGACCATGCCGCCCAGCCACTCGCGGACGTAGCGTTCATTGAGCCCGGAAGCGTCCGCAATCTGCGTGCTCGTGGCGGGTGGAAGGGCGGCGAGCACATCAAAGAGCCCTGTCTGGTGGCCGATGCTGATCAGAACGGCGGCAGATCCGTCGTTCAGGATTCCCATCAGCCGCGCGGCGGCCGCGTCAGTGCTTTCGGCCGATGCTTCGGCAGCCGTTTCTGCCTGGTAAGTGGTCATCGTCGTGTCCTTTGTCCCATCCCCGGCCCGGCCGTCGGCCCGGCGGGGCTGTCCGGTCTTTCCGGATGCCTCAAACCTAGGACCGGGGATGAGGTGCCCGCGTCGGGCGGATGATGCATCCTGGCCACGCCGGTGTGGTGCGGATGCTGCAGACGGCACCATGGGGGGAGCACGACGGCGGCACGCGCCCGGTGCGCCACCCGCGGAAGGTTCGTCCCGGCGTCGTGCGTCATGCCACGTGGTGCTCGCGTGCCCAGCCGGCGGCGGCCGTCCGCGACGTCACGCCGATCTTGGCGAAGATGTTGGCAAGGTGCCGTCCTACGGTTTTTTCGCTGAGGACCAGTGCGGCGGCAACCTCCCGGTTGCTGGCACCGCGGCTGACCAGGGCCAGTACTTCGGTTTCGCGTGCGGTGAGCCCTCCCGGCAGCGGTCCGTCCAACCGCCGGACATCCGGCTGCGCACCGAGCCCGCGGTAGATCGCCAGGGCTGTGGCGCGGTCCGCTGCAGCGGCGCCCTGCTGCCCCAGGGCCTGCCGGCAGGCGGCCAGGAGTTCATGCACGGCGGCAATGCTGTACCGCGCATGCTGGAGGCGGTAGATCCTGATGGCGGCCTCCAACGGGTCCAGCGCAGCGGCGTGCCGGCCTGCGGCCAGCAGCACAATTGCGCGGGCATGCGCCGCCCGGGCAAGGAAGCCAGGCGAGGCGAAGCGGGCTGCGCTCTGTTCCAGTTCGGCGCAATAGGCTTCGGCGAGCGCCCGCTGCCCGGCAGCCAACGCCGCTTCCGTGGCCGGCAGCAGGAGCCGGGCCCTGTCCAGCGCGGTGCCCTCGCCCAGCGAGCGGCCCAGGCGTTCAAGGGCTTCGGTGTTCCGGCCGGATGCCAGCAGCAGCAGTGCCTCGCCCGGCTGCGGATCCACCCCGGCCTCCCGCGCGCTGGCGTATGCCGCCCGGGCCCCCGCCCAGTCCCCGCGGAGCCGCAGGATGTCACCCAGTTCGCAGAAACCGGCGCCCGCCATCCATCCGTGCGCTCCGGCCAGAACTTCGCTCAACGGACCGATCTCCCTGAGCACTTCCGCCCAGGAGCCTTCGATGCTGAGCAGCTGAAGCTCGTGGACCCGGGTCACATGGGCGTACACGAACGTGCCGGACATTCCCGCTGTCCACCGCTGCAGGGCATCGGTCCACGACCGCATCCGCGCATAGTCGCCCAGGGCATGGCACAGGTGCGTCACCGTGCAATAGATATCGCCGCTCCATTCGGCCGGTACCTCGCCGGCGAGCACGGGCAGCATCGCTTCATCCAGGCAGCGGAAGCCCGCTTCAACGTCGCCGGCCCGTGCCAGCGCAAGGCCGGACAGAACCCTTGAGAAGCAAGCAAGGGCCGGGTCGCTGCAGGTGCGGGCCATGGCCTCAAGCGTCTCGGCTGCGCCTGCGGCAGGTCCCGGGTCGCCCTCGAAATCCATGGTCATGGTTGCCTCCAGGTATTGGAGATAGCCATAAGCGGGCAGCGCCTCAAGCCCGGAAAGTGTCCGCCGGGCCCGGCTGAGCCATCCGGACGCGAGAGCCAGGTCCCCGCGGGTGCCCCACCGCAGGCTCAGTTCGATGGCCGTCATGGCTGCTCCGGCACGGTCCCCGCTTTCCGTGAGGCGCCGGTACAGCTCCTCAGCATTGGCCAGCGCTGCCGCGATGTCGCCCAGCCACCAGGCGGAGTCCGCCAGGGCTCCCAGGTCGCCGGCAGGCAGGGGCGCGTGCCCTGACGCTTCACGGAGATCCCGTTCGGCCGCGGACCAGTCCCGCCGGGCGAATGCTTCCCGCCCGGACGCCAGCAGTTGGTCCAGTTCCGTCATTGGCCCCTCCGGGATATCGACTCCAGCGTACTGCTGCCGCCGAGGCCCGAACAGGCGGGCTTACTTCCGCGGCAGGCCGACGGCCCTGCTGATGAGCGCGTTGAACATCCGGTCGGTGAGGAGCCTGCGGGCCGCGATGGGGGGCCGGGCACCGAACCCGGCCACGTACCGGATCTTCGGTTTGCCGGCGGTCGCTGCCCACGGCGGGCCGGAGCCTTGAGGCTGCCGGTGCCGCCTGCGAGGATGGTTCAGTGGAGCCCCTCTTTGATTTCCTCTCCGATAAATGGTGGCTGGTCTT from Pseudarthrobacter chlorophenolicus A6 encodes:
- a CDS encoding response regulator; translated protein: MTQENHDTTAAGAAAAHARVLVVDDDPHLLKALRITLAAHGYAVDAASDGASALVAASRHAPDLLILDLGLPDMDGVDVLRDLRRWSTLPVLVLSARHGSADKVGALDAGADDYITKPFGLDELLARLRALQRRVPAPEAAPVVASAAFSVDLAARRVDRGGSAVRLTPTEWKILEILVLNPNRLITQQQLLARVWGPGYVKEANYLRVYMAQLRRKLEADAGKPRHLLTEPGIGYRFVP
- a CDS encoding helix-turn-helix transcriptional regulator, whose product is MTELDQLLASGREAFARRDWSAAERDLREASGHAPLPAGDLGALADSAWWLGDIAAALANAEELYRRLTESGDRAGAAMTAIELSLRWGTRGDLALASGWLSRARRTLSGLEALPAYGYLQYLEATMTMDFEGDPGPAAGAAETLEAMARTCSDPALACFSRVLSGLALARAGDVEAGFRCLDEAMLPVLAGEVPAEWSGDIYCTVTHLCHALGDYARMRSWTDALQRWTAGMSGTFVYAHVTRVHELQLLSIEGSWAEVLREIGPLSEVLAGAHGWMAGAGFCELGDILRLRGDWAGARAAYASAREAGVDPQPGEALLLLASGRNTEALERLGRSLGEGTALDRARLLLPATEAALAAGQRALAEAYCAELEQSAARFASPGFLARAAHARAIVLLAAGRHAAALDPLEAAIRIYRLQHARYSIAAVHELLAACRQALGQQGAAAADRATALAIYRGLGAQPDVRRLDGPLPGGLTARETEVLALVSRGASNREVAAALVLSEKTVGRHLANIFAKIGVTSRTAAAGWAREHHVA
- a CDS encoding class I SAM-dependent methyltransferase, with the protein product MTTYQAETAAEASAESTDAAAARLMGILNDGSAAVLISIGHQTGLFDVLAALPPATSTQIADASGLNERYVREWLGGMVTTGIVHYGPATKTYALDPAYVPSMTGTGVDNLARTLTFVTLMGEVAGKVAGKFRTGGGLHYAEYPGFVAIQAADSASVHDFSLVDVILPLSGRVSDLQAGITVADIGCGAGHAINLMAQAFPASSFTGYDFFEEAIDAGRTEAQQLGLANVRFELADAAALELREELDLITVFDAVHDQAHPAAVLRNIRRALKPGGTFLMVDIKASSNLEENVDLPWAAFLYAISTTHCMSVSLAQDGDGLGTVWGVQQAEAMLRGAGFNEVRVLDLAEDPFNAYFVASV
- a CDS encoding VOC family protein, with the protein product MPTILNPYISFRDNAREALNFYQSVFGGDLRVSTFGEYQMAEDPAEADKIMHGMLTTPSGLVLMGSDTPSHMEFSEGSAISISLSGEDETELRGYYDKLSSDGGSVTVPMEKSPWGDVFGMCTDRFGVAWLVNANAGERSADAP